The following are from one region of the Rhodopirellula sp. P2 genome:
- the fliM gene encoding flagellar motor switch protein FliM, whose amino-acid sequence MSNESLSQNQVENLLKAMETANLDEEGSGAPTEKKDSADPSAQTQAGDETSVGSSAPTVGAAHPADSKPYSPGVPTGSRVTAYDFKRPERVGKDQMRAMHSLHESIARNFGASISGLLRTMIEVKLLSVDQLTYSEFVFSLDNPSCFNVIKPLPLEGHWVLDIAPGLAYSIIDRMLGGDPVPGETIRRPLTEIETRLMCRVVDLFLEQIVPAWQNVIHLEPSIHTTESNPQLAQIVPPNEVAILVGFEVLLGKNRGMMNLCIPFNSIEKYNAKLSRNGWVGYGKTNPTPQSRRKIADSIDAAPVDVVVTLARSKIRTSDLLDLSVGDIITTEQAANSPLELSVQDVPKFSAIAGAYKGKKAAQIQATIEPKSREADEIDPEQELDDDSPLTSEAETPEAEAEEALEVAPSNPAVPPKPRPGSKPVNKSVSRTK is encoded by the coding sequence ATGTCCAACGAATCACTGAGTCAAAATCAAGTCGAGAATCTTCTGAAGGCCATGGAAACGGCCAATTTGGACGAGGAAGGTTCCGGCGCACCCACCGAAAAGAAGGACTCAGCTGATCCGTCGGCTCAAACCCAGGCAGGCGACGAGACCAGCGTTGGTTCCTCCGCTCCCACCGTCGGTGCCGCCCATCCCGCCGATTCCAAGCCCTACTCACCCGGGGTGCCAACCGGCTCGCGAGTGACGGCCTACGACTTCAAACGCCCCGAACGCGTCGGCAAAGACCAGATGCGGGCGATGCATTCGCTTCACGAGTCGATTGCTCGTAATTTTGGAGCCTCCATCTCCGGTCTGCTTCGGACCATGATTGAGGTCAAATTGCTGAGCGTTGACCAACTGACCTACAGCGAATTTGTCTTCAGTCTCGACAATCCAAGCTGCTTCAACGTGATCAAGCCGCTGCCACTGGAAGGCCACTGGGTTCTCGACATTGCGCCTGGACTCGCCTACTCGATCATTGACCGGATGCTCGGTGGCGACCCCGTTCCGGGGGAAACCATCCGTCGACCACTGACCGAAATCGAAACTCGCTTGATGTGCCGCGTCGTCGATTTGTTCTTGGAACAAATTGTCCCCGCCTGGCAAAATGTGATTCACCTCGAACCCTCGATCCACACCACCGAAAGCAACCCGCAACTGGCACAAATCGTGCCTCCCAATGAAGTCGCCATCTTGGTCGGATTTGAAGTGTTGCTTGGTAAAAACCGAGGGATGATGAACCTCTGCATTCCCTTCAATTCGATCGAAAAGTACAACGCGAAACTGTCGCGGAACGGCTGGGTGGGCTACGGAAAAACCAACCCGACCCCCCAATCCCGCCGAAAAATTGCAGACAGCATCGATGCGGCTCCGGTGGATGTGGTGGTCACCCTGGCAAGGTCCAAAATTCGCACCAGCGACCTCCTGGATTTGTCCGTTGGCGACATCATCACGACCGAACAAGCCGCCAACTCCCCGTTGGAACTGTCCGTCCAAGACGTCCCTAAGTTTTCCGCCATCGCGGGTGCCTACAAAGGCAAGAAGGCGGCCCAGATCCAAGCCACGATCGAACCCAAATCTCGGGAAGCCGACGAAATCGATCCTGAACAGGAACTGGACGACGACTCGCCATTGACTTCCGAAGCTGAAACCCCCGAGGCAGAAGCTGAAGAGGCTTTGGAAGTGGCACCCAGCAACCCCGCCGTGCCGCCCAAACCCAGGCCCGGCAGCAAACCGGTGAACAAATCGGTATCCAGGACGAAGTGA
- a CDS encoding S1C family serine protease produces MPSRCLGSAWVRIGCLTLALFASTARAEESSLLPDEQQWIEEFETARIAGIAKATPSTVMVFVPGGGGGGSGVLITPDGYALTNFHVSSPAGTYMRCGLSDGNVYDAVVVGIDPVGDLALIQLLGRDDFSTAEFVPSRSVQVGDWCFAIGNPFLLATNLQPTVTAGIISGVRRYQYPSGTLLEYGNCFQTDASINPGNSGGPLYDNQGDLIGIIGRASFEKRGRVNVGVGYAISGDQAQNFLGCLHSGRIVDHATLGATVGTDDDGSVRVTNILSSSDAYRRGLRYGDEILEIDGQVIQTANDVQNILATFPATWRIPITYRQDGASVETLVRLASVHRGSELLEKMKSALPPPPPAPPKPPTPPEPGDEAPEGTDDSDPQETPPQPHPDQSKETLKDAAGEPIPDIATKRIEVREGYANYFYNELQQTKFIERLRRQFAKASAEESVWQIRGKTIPVAVDQPPSDFQLTIGDGQFQLKIGDDVQQLSRGDELLRVVDEQRDAGILACLSALQRMLRLGPQQFGETYYWGTMPLAGQRPLRDTVIGIHSDLETRFLHHPESERLEVIESIAGTDTDPAELWFGVDDDGLPTTMQLRYGLMTVLNLQIEDWSVEQADKPQAAPINGDAS; encoded by the coding sequence ATGCCATCTCGATGTCTCGGTTCCGCCTGGGTGCGAATCGGTTGTTTGACCCTTGCTTTGTTCGCCTCCACCGCTCGTGCGGAAGAGTCTTCTCTTTTGCCCGATGAGCAACAGTGGATCGAGGAATTCGAAACCGCGCGGATTGCGGGCATTGCCAAAGCGACTCCCTCCACCGTCATGGTGTTTGTTCCAGGAGGCGGTGGTGGCGGAAGCGGTGTTTTGATCACCCCAGACGGCTACGCATTGACGAACTTTCACGTCAGCAGCCCAGCGGGCACGTACATGCGATGTGGCCTCAGTGACGGCAACGTCTACGATGCTGTGGTCGTTGGCATCGATCCCGTGGGCGACTTGGCCCTGATTCAATTGCTGGGGCGAGATGACTTTTCGACCGCCGAATTTGTCCCCAGTCGCTCCGTCCAAGTGGGCGATTGGTGCTTTGCAATTGGCAATCCCTTTTTGCTGGCGACCAACCTGCAACCGACTGTCACCGCGGGAATCATCAGCGGCGTGCGACGCTATCAATACCCTTCCGGAACGCTGCTGGAATACGGCAACTGCTTTCAAACAGATGCCTCCATCAACCCCGGCAACTCCGGCGGCCCGCTGTACGACAACCAAGGGGACCTGATTGGAATCATCGGGCGAGCCTCGTTTGAGAAGCGCGGCCGCGTCAACGTCGGTGTTGGCTATGCGATCTCTGGTGACCAAGCCCAAAACTTCCTCGGCTGCCTACACAGCGGTCGCATCGTCGATCACGCCACGCTGGGTGCCACCGTCGGGACGGACGACGACGGCAGCGTTCGCGTCACCAACATCCTCAGCTCCAGCGACGCTTACCGTCGCGGCCTCAGGTACGGGGACGAGATCCTGGAAATCGACGGGCAAGTCATTCAAACCGCAAACGATGTTCAAAACATCCTGGCGACGTTCCCGGCAACGTGGCGAATTCCGATCACGTATCGGCAAGACGGCGCCAGCGTTGAAACTCTGGTTCGATTGGCCAGCGTTCACCGTGGATCGGAACTGCTGGAGAAAATGAAGTCGGCATTGCCACCACCACCCCCAGCCCCTCCCAAACCTCCGACGCCCCCAGAACCGGGCGACGAAGCACCCGAGGGCACCGATGACAGTGATCCGCAGGAAACTCCGCCGCAACCTCACCCCGATCAGTCAAAGGAAACACTCAAGGACGCGGCAGGAGAACCCATCCCGGATATCGCGACCAAACGAATCGAGGTGCGGGAAGGCTATGCAAATTACTTCTACAACGAACTTCAGCAAACGAAATTCATCGAGCGTCTTCGCCGACAGTTTGCCAAGGCATCCGCAGAAGAATCCGTGTGGCAGATCCGTGGCAAAACCATTCCCGTGGCCGTTGATCAGCCACCAAGCGACTTTCAACTGACAATTGGTGACGGACAATTTCAATTGAAAATCGGCGACGATGTTCAGCAATTGTCTCGCGGTGATGAACTCCTTCGCGTGGTCGATGAACAACGCGACGCAGGCATTTTGGCCTGCCTTAGCGCACTCCAACGCATGCTGCGTCTTGGCCCCCAACAGTTCGGTGAAACCTATTACTGGGGAACCATGCCGCTGGCGGGACAACGCCCGCTTCGCGACACCGTGATTGGCATCCATTCCGATTTGGAAACCCGTTTCTTGCATCACCCCGAATCCGAACGCTTGGAAGTGATCGAATCCATCGCTGGCACGGACACCGATCCCGCTGAGCTTTGGTTCGGCGTGGATGACGACGGGCTGCCTACCACCATGCAACTTCGCTACGGATTGATGACCGTGCTGAACTTGCAAATCGAAGATTGGTCCGTCGAGCAAGCCGACAAGCCCCAGGCTGCTCCCATCAATGGAGATGCATCATGA
- a CDS encoding glutamate-5-semialdehyde dehydrogenase yields MSTASTTDTQPDAPHSDDLEAQCVDIARRAKAASRLLGTLDTNIKDQWLLESADALVDATDAIIAANQLDLGNASQYGLTDAGIDRLRLDAERIAGIATGLREIAALNDPIGEVLEGFARPGGMRIEKRRVPLGVVFFIYESRPNVTADAAGICVKSGNAVILRGGKEAAHSSRAIMDVLHEVGRRVGIPDDAVQLVGTTDRAAVGHFLQQADFIDVTIPRGGENLIRRVAAEATMPVIKHYDGNCHVYVDESADVEMAVDIIENAKCQRMGVCNACESLLIHPSIAAKALPAIAKRLAGRGIEMRVDERAAPYVPGGIPATEADFGAEFLGPQISIAVVDSVDQAAEHINHYGSGHTDAIVTNQLAAAERFTALVDSSAVMVNASTRFNDGGMFGLGAEIGISTDKFHARGPCGLRELTSYKYIVRGNGHIRG; encoded by the coding sequence ATGTCGACCGCTTCCACGACCGACACCCAACCCGATGCCCCCCACTCCGACGATCTTGAGGCGCAGTGCGTTGACATTGCCCGTCGCGCCAAAGCGGCCTCCCGCTTGCTTGGGACTCTGGACACCAACATCAAGGATCAATGGCTCCTCGAGTCCGCGGACGCCCTGGTGGACGCCACCGATGCGATCATCGCGGCCAACCAGTTGGATCTCGGAAACGCGTCCCAGTACGGGCTGACCGACGCGGGCATCGATCGTTTGCGGTTGGACGCGGAACGAATCGCCGGGATCGCCACCGGCCTGCGTGAAATCGCAGCTCTGAACGACCCGATTGGCGAAGTCCTGGAGGGCTTTGCACGGCCAGGCGGAATGCGAATCGAAAAACGTCGCGTGCCCTTGGGCGTCGTGTTCTTCATTTATGAAAGTCGCCCCAACGTGACCGCCGATGCCGCAGGAATCTGTGTCAAAAGCGGCAATGCGGTGATCCTTCGCGGGGGCAAAGAAGCCGCGCACAGCAGCCGTGCGATCATGGACGTGCTGCACGAAGTGGGACGCCGAGTCGGCATTCCAGACGATGCGGTCCAGTTGGTTGGAACCACCGACCGAGCTGCTGTCGGGCATTTTCTTCAGCAAGCCGATTTCATCGATGTCACGATCCCGCGTGGGGGCGAAAATTTGATTCGTCGTGTCGCCGCCGAAGCCACCATGCCGGTGATCAAGCACTACGACGGAAATTGCCACGTCTACGTCGATGAATCCGCAGACGTCGAGATGGCCGTCGACATCATTGAGAACGCAAAGTGTCAACGAATGGGCGTCTGCAACGCCTGCGAATCACTCCTGATTCATCCATCGATTGCCGCCAAAGCACTCCCGGCAATCGCAAAACGCCTGGCCGGGCGTGGAATCGAAATGCGCGTCGACGAACGTGCAGCCCCCTACGTGCCCGGGGGAATTCCCGCGACCGAAGCTGACTTCGGTGCCGAATTCCTGGGCCCTCAAATCAGCATCGCCGTCGTCGATTCGGTCGACCAAGCCGCCGAACATATCAACCACTACGGGTCGGGACACACCGACGCGATTGTCACCAATCAACTGGCCGCCGCCGAGCGATTCACCGCCTTGGTGGACAGTTCCGCTGTGATGGTCAACGCCAGCACTCGGTTCAATGACGGCGGAATGTTCGGCTTGGGTGCGGAAATCGGAATTTCTACCGATAAGTTTCACGCCAGGGGCCCATGCGGGTTGCGGGAACTGACCAGCTACAAGTACATCGTACGTGGGAACGGTCACATAAGAGGCTGA